Proteins encoded within one genomic window of Deltaproteobacteria bacterium:
- a CDS encoding DNA integrity scanning protein DisA nucleotide-binding domain protein, whose product MGSPLPTAKTPVQTIAGALYELAQRHIGALIVFPGKDDLEEVIRSGKSWHGLVSKEMIMSIFWHDNPVHYGAPVIQGDQVTHVGLILPLLYRDDPPSH is encoded by the coding sequence GTGGGGAGTCCCCTACCAACCGCAAAGACCCCCGTACAAACAATAGCGGGAGCCCTTTATGAACTCGCACAAAGGCATATAGGGGCCCTCATCGTCTTTCCGGGTAAGGACGATCTGGAAGAAGTGATTCGGAGTGGGAAATCCTGGCATGGCTTGGTATCTAAAGAAATGATCATGAGCATATTCTGGCATGATAACCCCGTCCATTATGGCGCTCCCGTCATTCAGGGTGATCAGGTCACGCATGTGGGCCTTATCCTGCCTCTGTTATACCGAGACGACCCCCCTTCGCACTAA